Part of the Streptomyces sp. NBC_00457 genome, GACCTCTTCGCGACCTGTACCTTCATGCGGCTCGACCCGTCCACCGGAGTGCTGGAGAGCGCCAGGGCCGGGCACATCCCGTGCGTGTGGGCCACCGCGGACGGGAAGTCCGGCATCGCCGAGGACGAAGGGGGACCACCTCTGGGCATCGAAGCGGGGCAGGACTACCCGGTGACCCGGTACCGGCTCAGCACGGGAGGAGTGTTCGTCCTGATGACGGACGGCGTGGTGGAGGGACCCTCACTGAGCCTCGACGACGGACTCGACCAGGTGGTGAGGCTCGCGGGAGTCGCCGCCGTCGCGGGCATGGACGCCGGCTCGCTCGCCGCCGCCGTGATCAAGGGGGCCGAGCGGGTCGGACACGAGGACGACGCGGCCGTACTGGTCGTAGGCCACGACGCGGCAGACGTACGCCGCCAGTAGGGGAGAGCACCGCTTCCTCCTCGGCTCGCCGAGAGAGCGGCCTCGTTGTCTGATGGCTGCTGTGGTGGCTATCCATGATCTACGGCGACCAGCCCTCTACGCCCTCGAGACGCTGGCAGTCACCGCCTGCTACTTCGCCGCGGGGCGGCTGGGCCTCATGCGGCAGCTCGTCGTCCAGGGCGCCGTGGTGACACCCATTTGGCCGCCCACGGGTGTCGCGCTGGCCTGCCTGCTGATCTTCGGGATCCGTGCCCTGCCGGGCATCACCCTGGGGGTCCTCTTCGTGGTCCTGTCGATCACCTCGCTGCAGCCCGCGGTGATCGGGACACTGGCCGGCAACACCGCGGCCCCGCTCTGCGCGTACTTCCTGCTGCGCAGGGTGGGGTTCCGGACGGACCTCAGCCGCTTGCGGGACGGCGTCGCGCTGGTGTTCCTCGGGGCCCTGGCCAGCATGCTGATCAGCGCGAGTGTCGGCGTCGGTCTGCTCGTTCTCACGGACAAACTCGATGCGCCCGGTTTCTGGCCGGTGTGGCTCGCATGGTGGGTGGGCGACGCGATGGGAGTCCTGCTCGTCACCCCCGTTCTGCTGCTGCTCCACACGGTGCGCCGGCCGCCGAGCCCCGCCCGCTGGAAGGAGGCGACCGGGCTGGCCCTCATCGCCTGCGGTCTCGTCCCCCTGGCCGCCTACAGCACCATCAGCATGCTCTTCCTCGTCTACCCACTCCTGATCTGGGGCGCCCTGCGCTTCCAGTTGGCGGGCAGCATGCTGTGCGCCCTCCTCGCCTCCACCACGACCACCATCGCGGCGACGGACCAGACCGGCCCCTTCACACACCTCACCCATGTCGAGGTGATGATCAAACTCCAGGCCTTCAACGGCTCGATGGCCCTCACGGCTCTGCTTCTCTCCGCCGTCATCACCGAGCAGCACCACACCAGACGCTCGGTGGAGCGGGCCTGCCAGGACCTCGTCGAGGTACTGGAACACCTCACGGCCGGCGACACTCCCCGCACCCGGCCACCGCCGGACCAGCAGCGAGACCGGTGATCCCCGCCGAGCAACGCCAAAATCCGTTTCATGCCGATCGGGGAGCGCCCTACCGTGGCGTGGTGGCGACTCAGATGATCATTCTCAACGGCGGTTCGAGCTCGGGAAAGTCCGGGATCGTACGGTGCCTCCAGGCCGAACTGTCCGATCCGTGGCTGGCGTTCGGGTGCGACTCCTTCGTCGACGCGCTGCCCGCGAGGATGCGGGCGTCGGACGACGGCATCGTGTTCGCCGCGGACGGCGGGGTGAGCGTCGGGGCGGAGTTCATGGCGCTGCAGACGGCGTGGATGGAGGGCGTCGCGGCGATGGCCCGTGCGGGCGCCAGGGTCATCATCGATGACGTGTTCCTCGGCGGGGCGGGGTCCCAGGAGCGGTGGCAGAAGACCGTGGACGGACTGGCCGTGCTGTGGGTCGGCGTCAGGTGCGAGAGCGCGGTCGCCGCAGGCCGGGAGGTCGCACGCGGAGATCGCATCCAGGGGATGGCCGCGTCGCAGGCGGATGTGGTTCACGAGGGTGTGGTCTACGACCTGGAGGTGGACACGACGCATTCCGAGTCCCTGGTGTGCGCGCGAACCATCGCCGCCCACATCAGCTGATCACCGGCCCGTCTCGGCCGCCGCCATCTTCGCCGCCGCCAGCTTGATGGCCTCACGGACGCGGAAGTACGTCCCGCAGCGGCAGACGTTGTCGATCGCGTCGATATCGGCGTCGGTGGGGGTGCTGGTCCTCTTCAGCAGGGCGACGGCGGCCATGATCTGGCCGGGCTGGCAGTAACCGCACTGGGGGACGTCCTGCTCCAGCCAGGCCTCCTGCACAGGATGGAGACGCTCTCCGTCGGCGAGGCCCTCGATGGTCGTGACCTGGCGTCCGGCGGCCTCGGAGACAGGGACCACGCACGGGTTGACGGCTTCGCCGTCCAGATGGCTGGTGCAGGCCTTGCAGACGTCGATGCCGCAGCCGTACTTGGGCCCGCGGATGCCGAGCAGATCGCGCAGGACCCACAGCAGAGGCAGGTCGGCGGGGGCGTCGACGGTCACGGAGGTGCCGTTCACGGTGAAGGTGTGCTGGGGCATGCGGGCGCTCCTGCGCGGTGTGGGCCGGGCCTGTGGTGGGGGCCTCAGCGCGGGAAGGGTTCGAAGTCGACGGGGAAGTGGACGGGGAAACTGCGCGGCCATGTGCCGGTGGCCCGGGCGTACGCGTTCGCGATGGCGCCGACCGCGGCCGGGACGCCCAGCTCACCCGCCCCGCCCGGTTCGCCGTGCGCGGGCATGACGATGACCTGCACGTCGGTCGGCGAATTCCG contains:
- a CDS encoding PP2C family protein-serine/threonine phosphatase, whose translation is MSRNHSTDDADELLARLRTLTAQARERAELQRSLVELAVALQRGMLPGDMPVAPGFDLAVQYSPAFHGLNVGGDWYDAFRMPDGRIGLSIGDVQGHNIEAAAFMGQVRVGLRALASVTSEPGELLCRTNDLLLSLGADLFATCTFMRLDPSTGVLESARAGHIPCVWATADGKSGIAEDEGGPPLGIEAGQDYPVTRYRLSTGGVFVLMTDGVVEGPSLSLDDGLDQVVRLAGVAAVAGMDAGSLAAAVIKGAERVGHEDDAAVLVVGHDAADVRRQ
- a CDS encoding MASE1 domain-containing protein, producing the protein MAAVVAIHDLRRPALYALETLAVTACYFAAGRLGLMRQLVVQGAVVTPIWPPTGVALACLLIFGIRALPGITLGVLFVVLSITSLQPAVIGTLAGNTAAPLCAYFLLRRVGFRTDLSRLRDGVALVFLGALASMLISASVGVGLLVLTDKLDAPGFWPVWLAWWVGDAMGVLLVTPVLLLLHTVRRPPSPARWKEATGLALIACGLVPLAAYSTISMLFLVYPLLIWGALRFQLAGSMLCALLASTTTTIAATDQTGPFTHLTHVEVMIKLQAFNGSMALTALLLSAVITEQHHTRRSVERACQDLVEVLEHLTAGDTPRTRPPPDQQRDR
- the cpt gene encoding chloramphenicol phosphotransferase CPT; its protein translation is MATQMIILNGGSSSGKSGIVRCLQAELSDPWLAFGCDSFVDALPARMRASDDGIVFAADGGVSVGAEFMALQTAWMEGVAAMARAGARVIIDDVFLGGAGSQERWQKTVDGLAVLWVGVRCESAVAAGREVARGDRIQGMAASQADVVHEGVVYDLEVDTTHSESLVCARTIAAHIS
- a CDS encoding (2Fe-2S)-binding protein yields the protein MPQHTFTVNGTSVTVDAPADLPLLWVLRDLLGIRGPKYGCGIDVCKACTSHLDGEAVNPCVVPVSEAAGRQVTTIEGLADGERLHPVQEAWLEQDVPQCGYCQPGQIMAAVALLKRTSTPTDADIDAIDNVCRCGTYFRVREAIKLAAAKMAAAETGR